One window of Gilliamella sp. B3022 genomic DNA carries:
- a CDS encoding DUF4418 family protein yields MQNRIVSSLVYIIIGILFILFPLYILPVCPPETVNLPTATMHGQAEHVHAGVGKIMKCFWTGRAEIGVGSMIIAIGILMLFCRKIFLRMGLSMAVACISLFAAAIPTILIGVCSNEMMRCNMGAKPALVLLSVLLFIVSLVNIFYLNKAARRSIF; encoded by the coding sequence ATGCAAAATCGTATTGTTTCATCATTAGTTTATATCATTATTGGCATATTATTTATTTTATTTCCTCTGTATATTTTACCCGTTTGCCCACCAGAAACAGTTAACCTACCCACTGCAACCATGCATGGTCAAGCAGAGCATGTGCATGCGGGAGTTGGAAAAATTATGAAATGCTTTTGGACAGGTAGAGCTGAGATTGGCGTGGGGAGTATGATTATTGCAATTGGCATCTTGATGCTATTTTGTCGTAAAATTTTTCTGCGAATGGGATTGAGTATGGCGGTCGCCTGTATTTCGTTATTTGCTGCGGCTATTCCAACCATTTTAATTGGCGTATGCAGTAACGAGATGATGCGTTGTAATATGGGCGCTAAACCAGCGCTAGTATTATTGTCCGTGTTATTATTTATTGTATCACTTGTTAATATTTTCTATCTAAATAAAGCAGCCAGACGAAGCATTTTTTAG